A single Callithrix jacchus isolate 240 chromosome 4, calJac240_pri, whole genome shotgun sequence DNA region contains:
- the LOC128931873 gene encoding uncharacterized protein LOC128931873, whose amino-acid sequence MSSSLRVAQGEAAAAGVGGWSLSRPPSSHSSSPERAVREGGSRGGLHFPAGGRPASAPLGEGLPSVAGLAGCTAVGWEGTAPAKGPGLCARPGARRGARRGGLGDPAGVAGVRVPGARLEWRWRPWLPPPPPPCWCGRFLILCSGRRRPEPRARERPSPGRRPCQRPRQEPRSRGRRCPEPGVNGCAAAGRVNEARRRGRRRRRRRRRRRRRCGDWDAPWSPAARSLWAGPKTLPLPGPGPPPPPPPTWFQRCAQAGPAGGREGGRTGGARGLYLTKATTSTNLPDGKEHRASSHQGDPFKLQICLSSLYNSLLLHCHRREVQHVSGHRTESAGGHLFLPQDLRWKSPGLGVFAVQSVYELARRLNVSPFYCGPP is encoded by the exons ATGTCCTCCTCCCTCCGGGTGGCGCAgggggaggcggcggcggccgggGTGGGGGGCTGGTCCCTTTCCCGGCCGCCCTCTTCCCATTCCTCCTCTCCGGAGAGGGCGGTGAGAGAGGGGGGGTCTCGGGGAGGGCTGCACTTCCCCGCGGGTGGACGCCCGGCCTCGGCGCCCCTGGGCGAGGGTCTTCCCTCCGTGGCCGGCCTCGCCGGCTGTACGGCTGTGGGCTGGGAAGGGACTGCTCCAGCCAAGGGGCCGGGACTTTGCGCTCGGCCGGGTGCCAGGCGGGGGGCGCGGAGGGGTGGCCTCGGGGACCCCGCGGGGGTAGCGGGTGTGCGGGTGCCTGGAGCGCGGCTGGAGTGGCGGTGGCGGCCCTGgctgccgccgccaccgccgccctGTTGGTGCGGCCGCTTCCTGATCCTGTGCagcggccgccgccgcccggaGCCGCGAGCCCGCGAGCGCCCCAGTCCGGGCCGGCGCCCCTGCCAGCGCCCGCGGCAGGAACCGAGGAGCCGCGGCAGGCGCTGCCCGGAGCCGGGAGTGAACGGCTGCGCGGCTGCTGGGAGGGTGAATGAAgccaggaggaggggaaggaggaggaggcggcggcggaggaggaggaggaggcgctGCGGGGATTGGGATGCGCCCTGGAGCCCCGCTGCTCGTTCACTCTGGGCCGGGCCGAAGACTCTGCCACTCCCGGGGCcggggccgccgccgccgccgcctcctacGTGGTTCCAGCGCTGCGCTCAGGCCGGTCCCgcagggggcagggaagggggcCGGACGGGCGGAGCGAGAG GTCTTTACCTCACAAAAGCTACTACAAGCACCAACCTCCCTGATGGAAAG GAGCATCGCGCATCAAGTCACCAGGGTGATCCATTCAAGCTGCAGATTTGTTTGTCATCCTTGTACAACAGTCTCCTCCTCCACTGCCACCGCAGGGAAGTTCAGCACGTGTCAG GTCACAGAACAGAAAGTGCTGGTGGACATCTCTTCTTGCCCCAAGATCTTCGTTGGAAGTCCCCAGGACTTGGTGTCTTTGCCGTTCAAAGTGTTTATGAACTCGCCAGGAGGCTTAATGTGTCACCATTTTATTGTGGGCCACCCTAA